One segment of Tardibacter chloracetimidivorans DNA contains the following:
- a CDS encoding TonB-dependent receptor domain-containing protein yields MQESVLAYELGFKTDLGMRAIDLTGAVFYYDYSNKQIRGRILDPNGVLGAIEALVNVPKSRVKGAELDLTIRPIDGLTLNGGAVYLDTKVTKDFANYDPFGAPVNYKGDPFPFTPKWTLRGAANYRFPIADGLDANLGGDVSYQSKSYSAFGLNPAVEIYPDSLFNIKSYALVNLQAGIFVGRREMGGVYLRQECLQ; encoded by the coding sequence GTGCAGGAATCGGTGCTCGCCTATGAACTTGGCTTCAAGACCGATCTCGGCATGCGCGCAATCGACCTGACGGGTGCGGTCTTCTATTATGATTATTCGAACAAGCAGATCCGCGGCCGCATCCTCGATCCCAATGGTGTGCTGGGCGCGATCGAAGCGCTAGTCAATGTCCCGAAATCGCGCGTGAAGGGTGCCGAACTCGATCTTACGATCCGGCCGATCGACGGTCTCACCCTGAACGGAGGCGCCGTCTATCTCGACACCAAGGTCACGAAGGACTTCGCCAATTACGACCCCTTCGGCGCGCCGGTCAATTACAAGGGCGATCCCTTCCCGTTCACGCCGAAATGGACATTGCGGGGCGCGGCGAATTATCGCTTCCCGATCGCCGATGGCCTCGATGCCAATCTGGGCGGCGACGTCAGCTATCAGTCGAAGTCCTATAGCGCTTTCGGGCTAAATCCGGCGGTGGAAATCTACCCCGACAGCCTGTTCAACATCAAATCCTATGCCCTCGTGAACCTTCAGGCGGGCATTTTCGTCGGCAGACGGGAAATGGGAGGTGTCTATCTACGGCAAGAATGTCTTCAATAA